The following coding sequences lie in one Cannabis sativa cultivar Pink pepper isolate KNU-18-1 chromosome 5, ASM2916894v1, whole genome shotgun sequence genomic window:
- the LOC115716116 gene encoding uncharacterized protein LOC115716116 has protein sequence MEKSFTLVQTVLTAGVFSAVSCWYGFMFGRESARKELGDVIESLRRGDPDPTPPPPHS, from the exons atggaGAAGAGCTTCACTCTGGTTCAGACGGTTCTCACCGCCGGTGTCTTCTCCGCCGTTTCTTGTTG GTATGGATTCATGTTCGGAAGAGAATCAGCTCGGAAAGAGCTCGGCGATGTGATTGAAAGTCTTCGCCGTGGAGACCCAGACCCAACTCCTCCTCCGCCACATTCTTGA
- the LOC115716102 gene encoding beta-amylase 3, chloroplastic, translated as MALTLRSSTSFLNLKDTIGLKTTDELFSGSAQMKPGCRVRAKSNSIQAAHQISHETVFTSEKRVEKHHHAFTSSSPHATKNDTSVPVFVMLPLDTVGHGGHLNKARAMNASLMAMKSAGVEGIMVDAWWGLVEKEGPLKYNWEGYAELVQMAQKLGLKLQVVMSFHQCGGNVGDSCSIPLPPWVLEEISKNPDIVYTDRSGRRNPEYISLGCDAVPILRGRTPIQVYSDFMRSFRDRFSKYLGDVVVEVQVGMGPCGELRYPSYPEIDGTWRFPGIGEFQCYDKYMRASLQSSALAIGKKDWGKSGPHDSAKYSQFPEESEFFRRDGTWNTDYGQFFLEWYSKKLLVHGDDILAAAQGVFRGTGTKLSGKIAGIHWHYNTRSHAAELTAGYYNTRHQDGYLPIAQMFGRHDAVFNFTCMEMKDGEQPEHANCSPEGLVRQVKMATKLARVELAGENALERYDPSAFGQVLDTSRSDSGNALCAFTYLRMNKRLFEPENWRNLVEFVRTMTEGGRNKRICEEFDFSGSELYVGLVKANNINKAKEAALV; from the exons atggCTTTAACATTACGTTCCTCAACTTCTTTTCTTAATCTTAAGGACACTATAGGCTTGAAAACAACAGATGAGTTGTTTTCAGGCTCGGCGCAAATGAAGCCGGGGTGTCGTGTTAGAGCAAAGAGTAATTCGATTCAAGCTGCTCATCAAATCTCTCATGAGACTGTCTTCACAAGTGAGAAAAGAGTAGAGAAGCACCACCATGCATTTACTTCTTCATCGCCTCATGCTACGAAAAACGACACAAGTGTTCCGGTTTTTGTAATGCTTCCATTGGACACAGTGGGCCATGGAGGGCACTTGAACAAGGCAAGAGCCATGAATGCGAGTCTCATGGCCATGAAGAGTGCAGGAGTTGAAGGAATCATGGTTGATGCTTGGTGGGGTTTGGTTGAGAAAGAAGGACCTCTTAAGTACAATTGGGAAGGATATGCTGAGCTTGTTCAGATGGCTCAAAAGCTTGGTTTGAAGCTTCAAGTTGTTATGTCTTTTCATCAGTGTGGAGGCAATGTTGGAGACTCTTGCAG TATTCCTCTACCTCCATGGGTGCTTGAAGAGATCAGCAAGAACCCAGATATTGTTTACACAGACAGGTCAGGAAGGAGAAACCCAGAGTACATCTCTTTAGGCTGTGATGCAGTGCCTATTCTCAGAGGAAGAACCCCAATTCAAGTCTACTCAGATTTCATGAGGAGTTTCCGCGACAGATTCAGTAAATATTTGGGCGATGTTGTTGTG GAAGTTCAAGTAGGAATGGGTCCATGTGGGGAGCTCAGATACCCATCTTATCCAGAAATAGATGGAACTTGGAGGTTTCCTGGAATAGGAGAATTCCAATGCTATGACAAG TATATGAGAGCTTCATTGCAATCATCAGCATTGGCTATTGGGAAGAAAGACTGGGGAAAAAGTGGACCTCATGATTCTGCCAAGTACAGCCAATTTCCAGAAGAATCTGAGTTTTTCAGGAGAGATGGAACTTGGAATACCGATTACGGTCAGTTCTTCCTTGAATGGTACTCTAAAAAGCTGTTGGTTCATGGTGATGATATCCTGGCAGCTGCACAAGGAGTATTCCGTGGAACTGGAACGAAACTATCTGGGAAAATAGCAGGAATCCACTGGCATTATAATACAAGATCTCATGCTGCTGAATTGACTGCGGGATACTACAACACCAGACATCAAGATGGTTACCTTCCAATAGCACAGATGTTTGGTAGACATGATGCTGTGTTTAACTTCACCTGCATGGAAATGAAAGATGGAGAACAACCCGAACATGCAAATTGCTCACCAGAAGGCTTAGTACGACAAGTAAAAATGGCTACTAAATTAGCTAGAGTTGAGCTTGCTGGTGAGAATGCATTGGAGAGGTACGATCCCAGTGCATTTGGACAAGTTTTGGACACAAGCAGGTCCGATTCAGGTAATGCGTTATGTGCATTTACATATCTAAGAATGAACAAGAGATTATTTGAACCAGAGAACTGGAGGAACTTGGTGGAATTTGTGAGAACCATGACTGAAGGTGGTCGGAACAAAAGAATTTGCGAGGAGTTTGACTTTAGTGGAAGTGAGCTTTATGTCGGATTAGTCAAAGCCAACAATATCAACAAAGCAAAGGAGGCTGCTCTTGTGTAG